GGTTAAAGCTGCGGCAGAAATGATGGCGGTCCCATGTTGGTCATCATGAAACACAGGGATATTCATCTCTTCTTTAAGGCGTTTTTCAATTTCAAAACAAGCAGGTGAAGAGATGTCTTCCAGATTGATCCCTCCAAAAGTAGGTTCAAGACTTTTTACAATCTGGATGAATTTTTCAGGATCAGTTTCATTGATTTCAATATCGAACACATTGATATTGGCAAACTTTTTAAATAAAACACCTTTACCTTCCATAACTGGTTTTCCCGCCAAGGCACCAATATTGCCAAGGCCTAAAACGGCAGTTCCATTGGAAATGACTGCCACAAGATTACCTTTAGAAGTGTACTCAAAAGCAAGTCCAGGGTCTTTGGCAATTGCACGACAAGGCACTGCCACTCCAGGAGAGTAAGCAAGTGCTAGAGCATGCTCAGAACTCACATCTTTAGTGGTGTTGACTTCTATTTTTCCAGGATAAGGGTAGGTATGATAAGTTAAAGCCTCTTCTTCAAAGGATGCCAATTTAGATTTGTTCTCACTAAAGATCGTGGACATAAATTCTCCCAAAAACCGTGCATGTTTTAAAATTGCTTATTTCAAAACTGGTAATATAATCAATAATTACAGACTTAGCACCACTTATTCACTATTTTAAGAAACCAGACAAGGGCAATTCCTAATAATGTGTTTATCAAGCTACAGATTGACAGTGGGAATTAGAGTTTTGGACAATAGACACTTAAAGCATCCACGGAGGATAAACTATGAGCCAAAGAGAAGTTGTGATCGTTGAAGGTGTGCGCACTCCATTTGCAAAATCAGGCGCTGATCTGGCAGGGGTTCACCCCTCAGAATTGGGAACGGTGGCTTTAAAGGAGCTGCTTCAAAAAGTGGCTTTGGATGTGGGTCTCATTGATGAGGTGATCATGGGCAATACAGGGTCGCCTTCGGATGCGGTGAACATCTCAAGAGTAGTGGCCTTAAATGCGGGAGTCCCTCTTAAAACTTCGGCTTACACTGTGCATAGAAACTGTGCATCAGCCTTAGAAAGCATTGCCTCAGGTTATGAAAGAATCAAATCAGGCACTATGGATGTGGTGGTCTCTGGTGGAACTGAAAACATGTCTCAGATGCCTTTAATTTGGAATCATGAACACATGAAGCGTTTTAACAAACTTGCTGCGGCAAGAACGGGAGGGGCTAAATTGAAAGCTCTCTTGTCCCTACTGATGGCCAACATCGGTCAGGTGAAAGAGATTGCCACAACCTCACCTATGAAAAACACAAGACTCAAACCCCGCATCTCCTTAGTGGAAGGACTCACAGACCCTTTTGTGGGCATTAACATGGGACAGACTGCTGAGATTTTAGCCAAAGAGTTTGGTCTAAGCCGTGAAGAGCAAGATCGTTTTGCCATGAATTCTCATCACAAAGCGGGAAAGGCCCAAGAAAATGGAAACCTTGCTGAGGAGATCACCCCAGTTTATCTACCGCCTAAATATAATAAAATCGTAGAGCAAGATGTGGGTCCAAGAAAAAATCAATCGATGGAAGCTTTGGCAAAACTCAAACCCATTTTTGATCGCAAATATGGAACGGTCACTCCTGGAAACGCCTGCCCCATCACCGATGGCGCGGCTGTGTTGCTTTTGATGGACTCAGAAAAGGCCAAAGCCTTGGGTTACAAACCTCTGGCTAAAATTAGATCTTACGCTTTTGCGGGGCTTGAACCAGAGCGAATGGGACTGGGACCTGCTTACTCCACACCTATAGCTTTGAAGCGTGCGGGTTTGACCTTAAAAGACATCGACAGAGTGGAACTCAACGAAGCTTTTGCCGCCCAAGTGATGGCCTGCCAAAAGGCGATGGCCAGTGACAAGTTCTGCCAAGAAAAGTTAGGGCTCACTTCGGCTGTGGGTGAACTGTCAGATGACATCCTTAACGTCAACGGAGGAGCCATTGCCCTAGGACACCCCGTGGGTGCTACAGGTACAAGATTAGTTCTGACACTGATGAAAGAACTTAAACGCAGCCAAAAACAATTTGGTCTAGCCACCCTGTGTATCGGTGGTGGACAAGGTGGCGCTATGGTGATCGAAAACTTAAACTAGTGGAGTGGAGAAAGTAAAAGCATTGAGTGCGCGTCCAACCCCAAAATTGAAAATGTGAACAACTGGATGACAGAGTAAAAAAATAGTAAAAATTTATATCCAGATTAAAATTGAAGTGAAGCCAAAAAGGAAAGTCATATATGAGCATGGAAGAGAGTTTAAAATTAGTCAGTAAAGGCGAGTACGTTGTTTTAGAGTTAGATTTACAAGGGGAGAAAGTGAATAAGCTTTCCACTCCTGTGATGCTGCGTTTAGAAAAGCTCCTCGAAGAGGTCAAGAGTTCCAGCTAT
This genomic window from Pseudobdellovibrionaceae bacterium contains:
- a CDS encoding thiolase family protein codes for the protein MSQREVVIVEGVRTPFAKSGADLAGVHPSELGTVALKELLQKVALDVGLIDEVIMGNTGSPSDAVNISRVVALNAGVPLKTSAYTVHRNCASALESIASGYERIKSGTMDVVVSGGTENMSQMPLIWNHEHMKRFNKLAAARTGGAKLKALLSLLMANIGQVKEIATTSPMKNTRLKPRISLVEGLTDPFVGINMGQTAEILAKEFGLSREEQDRFAMNSHHKAGKAQENGNLAEEITPVYLPPKYNKIVEQDVGPRKNQSMEALAKLKPIFDRKYGTVTPGNACPITDGAAVLLLMDSEKAKALGYKPLAKIRSYAFAGLEPERMGLGPAYSTPIALKRAGLTLKDIDRVELNEAFAAQVMACQKAMASDKFCQEKLGLTSAVGELSDDILNVNGGAIALGHPVGATGTRLVLTLMKELKRSQKQFGLATLCIGGGQGGAMVIENLN